GGCGTCGGCCTTGCCGAGTGCGGTGAGGTCCGCGCCCGCGCAGAACGCCGGCGGGGCGCCGGTGACGATCACGGCGTGCACGCTCTCGTCGGCCTCGGCGCGCGCGACCGCCGCGGCCAGCTCGGCGGAGAGGTCGAGGGTGAGCGCGTTGCGGCTCTTCGGGGCGTCGACGGTGAGCAGCGCGACGCCCTGGTCGTGCTCGCTGTGGATGCGGTCGGTCATGGCGCTCAGCATCGCAGGCGCGCGCTCGCCGCCGCCGGTTAGAACCGTCACTCAGGACGGCGTCGGCGGCCGTTCCAGCAGCCGGGACAACACGACCGTCGACACCGTGCGGTCGATGATCTCCAGCCCGCGCAGCCGCTCGAGCGCGGTCTCCAGGTGGTGGATGTCGGCGGCGCGCAGGTGGACGATCGCGTCCGCCGCGCCGGACACCGTGTAGGCGGCGACAACCTCGGTCAACGGTTCGAGCCGGGCCCGGATCCGGCCGGGCGTGACGTTGCCCTGGCAGTGCACCTCGACGAACGCCTCGGTGCCCCAGCCGAGCGCCTCCGGGTCGACGACCGCGGTGAAGCCGCGCAGCACGCCGGTCTCCAGCAGCCGGTCCACGCGTCGTTTCACCGCGGGGGCGGACAGCCCGACCACCTTGCCGATCTCCGCGTAGCTGGAACGGGCGTTGGCCACCAGGCAGGAAACGATTCGCTGGTCGATGGTGTTCACACGCAATGTTTAGCACGCAGGTGCGCAGTGAACAGCGATTGATTGCGAGATTAGGTCGACCTTAGCCTGTTTGCATGCAGGGAGAGGTTGTGCCGCCGCGGGTGCCCACGCCCCGCCGTTACCTGATGTGCCCGCCGCGTTATTTCGCCGTCGACTACGCGATCAACCCCTGGATGGACCCCTCGAAGCCGGTCAGCGTGGACGTCGCCGTCGCGCAGTGGACCGAGCTGCGCGACACCTACCGCCGCCTCGGCCACACCGTCGAGGAGATCGACCCGCAACCCGGCCTCCCGGACATGGTGTTCGCGGCCAACTCGGGCACCGTCGTGGACGGACGCGTGCTCGGCTCGCGGTTCCGCGCCCCGCAGCGCGCCGCCGAGGCGGAGCACTTCCGCCGCTGGTTCCTCGAACACGGCTACCGCGACCTGACGATGCCGGAGAAGATCAACGAGGCCGAGGGCGATTTCGCCTGGACCGGCAAGCTCCTGCTGGCCGGCACCGGCTTCCGCACCGACCCGGCGGCGCACGCCGAGGCGCAGGAGGTGCTCGGCGTCCCGGTCGTGTCGCTGCGGCTGGTCGACCCGCGCTACTACCACCTGGACACCGCGCTGTTCGTGCTGGCCGAGGCGACGGACACGACGACCGCGCAGGTCGTCTACTACCCGGACGCGTTCTCGCCGGGCTCGCAGCGGGTGCTGCGGCGGATGTTCCCGGACGCGGTGCTCGCGACCGCGGCCGACGCCGAGTGCTTCGGCTTGAACGGGGTGTCCGACGGCCGCAACGTGGTGCTTCCGGTCGAGGCGACGGACCTGGGCGCGCGGCTGGCCGAGCGGGGGTACGAGCCGGTGTACGTGGACATCTCAGAACTGCGGAAGGCCGGTGGCGGGCCGAAGTGCTGCACGTTGGAGATCCGCAAGTAGGGGTTACTTCGACAGCAGTTCGAGAACCGGGACACCGGCCGTTTTCCGGACTGTGCGGCGGTTTTCTCGTTGCCGAGCCCGGTTACTTCAGGACCCGGCCGAGGAAACCGCGCAGGTAGCCCGCGACGACGTCCAGGTGGCTTTCCAGCAGGAAGTGCCCGCCGTCGATCAGGTGTACCTCGGCGTCCTTGGCGTCGCGCGCGAAGGCTTCCGCTCCGGCCGGGGCGAAGATCTCGTCGCGTCGGCCCCACACGGCGAGCACCGGGACGTCGTGGGTGCGCAGGAATTCGTGCAGTCGCGGGTAAAGCGGGCGGTTGTTCCGGTAGTCGCGGAACAAGGCCAGCTGGATTTCGTCGTTGCCGGGGCGGGAGACCCGGGCGTAGTCGTGCTCCCAGGTGTCCGGGCTGACCAGGCTCGGGTCGGGGACGCCGTGCAGGTACTGCCAGCGGATGGCGTCGTAGCTCAGCGCGGTGCGGACGGCCGGTTCGGTGTCCGGGCCGGGGTTCGCGCCGTAGGCCCAAAGCCCGGCCCAGAACGAGTCGACGAAGCCTTCCTCGTATCCGTTGCCGTTCTGCGTGACGATCGCGGAGATCCGGTCCGGGTGCTGGAGCGCGAGCCGCCAGGCGATCGGGGCGCCGTAGTCCTGGACGTAAACCGCGTAGCGGTCCAGGCCGAGCTGGTCGAGCAGGCCGGACGTGAGGTCGGCGAGGGCGTCGAAGGTGTAGTCGAACTCGTCGGCGCTGGGCGCGGCGGAGTGGCCGAAGCCCAGGTGGTCCGGCGCGATTACCCGGTAGCGGTCGGCCAGCAGCGGGATCAGGTTCCGGAACATGAACGAGCTGGTCGGATATCCGTGCAGCAGGACGATCGCGGGTGCGCCGACGGGACCGGCCTCGCGGTAGAAGAGCTGGTGGCCGTCGACGGAGGTCGTCCGGTGGCGGATCATGGCTAACCCCTTTGTAGATTTGATCTGGTTAGTTGCTCGCCATGCAAGCACGGGCGGGCTAACCTGTCAAAGGGTTCGATCTGGTTAGGGAGCTTCGATGGACGTGCTCGCCCTGCTCAACAGCAGGCCGCTGGTCAACGGCGAGGAACAGGACGCGCTCGACCGGCAGTGGGCGCGCGAGCGCGGTGGCGACGGGAGCGGCGCGGAGCTGGAACTGCTGCGGCGGGCGCGGGATCTCCTGCGGGACGTCGTGCGCGGGGTCAGTTCGCCGGTCGTGCTGCGTCCGCTCCTGGACGGGGTGCGTCAGGTGCCGGAGCTTTCCGCGGACGGTCTCCGCTGGGAGGTGGAGGCGCCGCCGCACGCGCGATTGGCCGTCGAAGCCGTTCTGGATTGGGCGGCGCTCGAAAAGGATCTCCCTGGGCGATTGCGGGCCTGCGCCAACGACGAGTGCCAGCTGTTCCTGCTCGACCGCAGCCGGGCGAACCGCGCGCGCTGGTGTTCGATGGCGGCCTGCGGAAATCGGGAGAAGGTGCGGCGGCACTACCAGCGCAATCATTGAATCTTCACCCAAACGTGTGAAGATGAGTTCTGTCTACAAGTGTGGACGTATTCCGATTTTCCTGCGGGAGTGTTTACCTCGCGCAGGAAAACCTTTGTTGACCATGGGATCGGCGCTGGTAACTACTCCGTTTGCCAATCCGATTAATCGGGTACGGTACTTCGGACGGGAGGCGCGATGATCACCTTTGCGGTGCACGGCATTGGCAAGCCCGAGCGAGCCCTCGATCCGGGTGAGGACGAGCGGTGGATCACCGTGGAGCAGTTCGACGCGCTCTTGGACGTCGTCTCCGGGACGGGGGCGCAGCTCACCTTCGACGACGGCAACTCCTCGGACGTCGAGATCGCCTTGCCGCGGCTGGTCGAGCGCGGGTTGTATGCCGAGTTCTTCCCGTTGGCCGGCCGGGTCGGCGAGCGCGGGTACGTCGACCGCGCCGGGCTGCGGCAGCTGGTGGACGCCGGAATGCACGTCGGATCGCACGGCTGGGACCGGCTGGACTGGCGACGGCTCGACGGGTCGTTCGCGGTGCGCCGGGAGCTGGATGACGCGCCGCGGCTGCTGGAGCAGCTGAGCGGAACCCCGGTGCGGCGGTTTTCGCTGCCGGAGGGCCGGTTCGACCGGCGAGTGCTGACGCATCTGCGCGAGGCCGGCGCGACGCGGGTGTACGCGAATGTCGGCGGCGTGCGCGGGGCGGCGCTGGTTCGGCCCCGGACGGAGATCCGCTCGGACCTGAACCCCCGCTGGGCCGAAGCGGTGAGCCGCCGGCCGCGTCGATTCCCGGCCCGCTGGGCTTCCCGGCCGGGCCGGTAAACCGGGGTCCGTGAAGGGCTCCTTCACGGACTTAGATTCCCTCAAGGGGTCCTTCACGGACCTCGATTCCCGGCGGGCCACCTTCACGGACTGCTCGGTTCGGCGGGAAAAACACCCTCTTTCGGCGGGTTGTGACCGCATCCGTACGGCGGCATCCTGAGCGCGCGCCGCCGTAAGGAAAGTTTCCTAATAAACAGGGAGCGTCGATGCGGAAACTCGTCCTGCTCGCGATTCTGGCGATCGCCGCCGCCGTCCTGCCCGCCGCGCTCGCCACCGCGGCGACCCCCGCCGCGGAAGCGGTTCAGGCAGGCCCGACCGCGGACCAGATTCTCGCCAAGGTGGCGTCCTGCAAGCAGATCTCCAACGGCAAATACAAAACCGACGAGGACTCCGGCAGCGCGACCGTGCCGGTCTGCGATGCGGGCAAGGCGGTCTTCTGGAAAGCCGACATGGACATCGACTGCGACGGCCAGCGCACCTCCGAGTGCAACGAGAACACTGACTGCTGCTTCTACCCCGACACCGCCTTCCCGCAATCCGACGGCAAACCGCTCAACGCCGCCAAGCTGCCGTACATCGTGGTCCCCAGTTCGAGCAGCATCTGGAATTACGCGAACTCCGGCCTTCGCGGCGGCGGTTCCTGCGCGGTGATCTACAACGGCAAGGTCGAGTACGCGGTCATCGGCGACACCGGGCCGAACAAGATCATCGGCGAGGCCTCGTACGCGACGGCCAAGGCTCTCGGGATCAACCCGGACCCGAAGAACGGCGGCGTCGACTCCGGCGTGACGTACGTGTGCTTCAAGAACTCGAGCGTGAACCCGATCGAGGACCACGCGGCGGCCACGAGCACCGGACAGAAGCTGGCGTCGGCGTTCGTGAGCGGGAGCTGAACCCCGGTCCTTCGCCGCACCGTAACTATCGCCGCGTTTTGCGCGATTAGTCCGATGGTGCGGCGAAGGGCGGGCGATGGCAGGCAAGCTGGTGAATCTCACGGTGCACGGCATCGGGACACCCGTGCGTCCGCTGGATCCCGGGGAGGGCGAAACCTGGGTCCGGGTGGACCAGTTCGAACGGGTGCTGGACGCCGTCGCGGGCCGTCCCGAGGTCCGGCTGACCTTCGACGACGGGAACTCCTCGGACGTCGAGATCGCCTTGCCGCGGCTGGTCGAGCGCGGGCTGCGCGCCGAATTCTTCCTGCTGGCCGGACGGCTCGGCACTCCGGGATCGGTGGACGAGGCCGGGATCGGGAAACTTCTGGCCGCCGGCATGAAGATCGGCTCGCACGGCTGGGCGCACCGCGACTGGCGGCGGCTGGAGCGCGACCAGGTCGGCGAGGAGCTGGTGCGGGCGCCGCAGGCACTCGCGGCGCACGTCGGAACGCCGGTGCACCGGGTCGCGATTCCGTTCGGTTCCTACGACCGGACCGTTCTGCGCCGGTTGCGCCGCGCGGGCGTCCAGCGGGCTTACACCAGCGACGGAGGGCCTGCGAGGGAGAGGGACTGGCTGCAGCCGCGGACCAGCCTCACGCGTGATCTCGACGCCGCCTGGATCGCGGATGTGCTCGACGGATCGCCCGGCGTGCGCCGCAAGGCCCGGCGGGCAGTCGCGAAAGTGGTGAAGCGGTGCCGCGGTTAACGGGTATCCCCGTTGCCGCCCAACGAAATCCGTCGTAACAGGCCGGTCGTCCAGCGCGACATTTCGAGCGTGAGTGAGCCGCGATTCCGGGTTGCGATCATCATCGTGACCTACAACAGTGCCACTGTGCTGGCGGGATGTCTCGCGTCGCTGCGTGCCGCCGCGCAGGGCACCGACCTCGTCGAGGTGATCGTGGCCGACAACATGTCCTCCGACGGCACCGAGAAAATCGCCTCCCGGGAATGGGACGTTCCGGTCACCTTGCTGCGCACCGGACATAACGGGGGCTATGCGGCCGCAGTCAACGCGGCGCTCGACGAATTGCGAACTGCCGAAATAGACGGGGTTTTCGTGCTCAATCCGGACGCCCGCCCGCGTGCGGGCGCGCTGGAAATCCTCGCTCGCGCACTCGAATACCCGCGCCGGGGCATCGTTTATCCGCGGCTGCTCAACGAGGACGGCACGCTCCAGCCCTCGATCCGCCGGGACCCCACGGTGCTGCGCGCGCTGGCCGAATCGATCGCGGGCGGCCACCGGGCGGGCCGGTGGGGCACGCTGGGCGAGCTGATCACCGATCCGATGCAGTACGAGTACGCGCGCCCGGTCGCCTGGGGCACCGGCGCGGCGATGCTGATCAGCACGGACACGCTGCGCGAGATCGGCCCGTGGGACGAATCGTTCCTGCTCTACGGCGAAGAGACGGAATTCAGCTTGCGCGCCAAGGATTTCGGCTGGCAGCCGTGGTACGAACCGTCCGCGGTGGTCGAGCACATCGGCGGCGAATCCGGGACGAATCCGGTGCTGTGGGCGTTGCTCACGGTCAATCGGGTCGAGCTTTTCCGCCGGCGCAGCGGGTGGCTGGCCTCGGCGGCCTACTTCGCGGCGGTGGTGCTCGGCGAGCTTCTCCGCTCGCTCGGCGGCCGGCGGACTGCTCGGGCCGCGCTTGTCGCACTGGTGCGGCCTTCGCGCCGCCTGACCGCGCTTCCGGGCTGAACGGCGGTGCGCGTAGTCGAGTTCGGTCGCCTCACGGCTCGGGAATTGGATGCCTGGCATGCCTTGCGGGCGGCCAATTCCGCGTTGGACAGCCCGTATTTCCATCCGGAATTCGCCGCGGCGGTGCACGCGGAAGGGCCGCCGGTCCACGTCGCCGTCGCGGAGGCCGCCGGTGCGGTCACCGGTTTGTTTCCGGTGCACCGCAACGGGTCCGCGGTACGCCCGGTCGGCTGGCCCGCCGCGGATTTCCAGGGGCCGATTCAAGCGGAAGGCAGCCGATTCCCGGTCGAGACGCTGCTGCCGGCGTTGCGGGCCCGGACGTTCAGCTTCGATCACCTGCTGGACACGGCCGAGTTCGAGCAGCGGATCGACACCCGGCGGCCCTCGCCGTACCTCGACGTCACCGGCGGGCTGGAGGGCTATCTGGGGCGGGCTTCGCGCAGCGGCAAGGACAATATGGGGCAGGCCCGGCGCCGAGCGGCCAAAGCGGGCCGCGAGCACGGGCCGCTGGTCTTCACGGCCGACAGCCGGGATCCCGCGCTGCTCGACGAGGTGATCCGGCTCAAACGCGAGCAATACGCGGCGACCGGTGCGCGGGACTACTTCGCCGATCCGGCTCGGATCGCGCTGTTGCACCGGCTTCTCCGGACTCGGGAAGGATCCTTCGGCGGGCTGCTCTCGGCTGTCCACAGTGGAGGGGAACTGCTCGCGGCACACTTCGGTCTTCGGGACGGCCGGGTGCTGCATTGGTGGTTCCCGGTCTACGAGCCGCGGTTTTCCCGGCTGGCCCCGGGCTGGATCCTGCTGCGGGAAATAGTGCAGGCCGCGCCGGAATGGGGCGTCGAGCGGATCGACCTCGGACGCGGCGAGGACGAGTACAAGCGGCGTGCGATGACGGGTCAGGTCATGGTCTGCCAGGGGGAAATGACCAGCGGCGAGTTGCGGGGTCTCGTTCGGCGGGCGGGCAGGCAGGCGGTGTCGGCGGTCAAGGCGTCGCCGATCGCGCCGCAGTTGCGTGCTGTGCTGCGGCGCTTTCGGTGAGCGTCAGGCGGCGAGGCCGAGGCCGGTCCAGCTGAATCCGGAGCGGCGGAGCACGTCGGAGTCGAGCAGGTTGCGGGTGTCGACGACGATCGGGCGGCGGACGACCTCCGCCAGCTGGGTCCAGTTCAGCGACCGGAATTCCGGCCATTCGGTGAGCAGGATCAGCGCGTCGACGTCCTTGGCCATCAGCAGCGGGTCTTCGACGAGGCTGACGTCGCCGAGTTCCGGGCGCAGCGTGTCCGCGCGCAGGGCCGGGTCGTAGCCGACGAGTTCCGCGCCCGCTTGCCGCAGCAGGGCGGCGATCGCGAGTGCGGGCGAATCCCGGACGTCGTCGGTGTTGGCCTTGAAGGTCAGGCCCAGCAGGCCGAACCGGAGCCGGGCGATCGAACCGTTCCGGCTGCCCGTCACCGCGAGGCGAATTTTGTCGACGATGCGCTGTCGTTGCCGTTCATTCGTGTCGATCGCCGCGCGCAGCAAGCGGAATTCGAAGTCCGCGGAGTCGGAGATCTGCAGCATCGCCCGGGTGTCCTTGGGCAGGCACGAGCCGCCCCAGCCCGGGCCGGGCCGCAGGAAGGCCTGTCCGATCCGGTGGTCATATCCCATGCCCTCGGTGATGTCCGCGAGGTTGGCGCCGAGCCGTTCGCACAATTCCGCCATGGCGTTGACGTAAGACAATTTCATCGCCAGGAAGCAGTTCGCCGCGTACTTCATGAGTTCCGCGCTCGCCGCGTCGGTCAGCACGGTCGGCGCGCCGAGCCGCGCGTAGAGGCCGGCGATCCGCTCGGCCGCGTCCTGCGCGTCGCTGCCGACGACGATGCGGTCCGGGCTGAGGAAGTCGCGCACCGCGGTGCCTTCCCGGAGGAATTCGGGATTGCTGACGACCGCGACGTCCTCGCGGCGCAGGAGTTCCTTGGTCCGCTCCGCGGTCCCGACCGGCACTGTCGACTTGTTGACCACCACGACCCCGGAAGGCAGGCGCTCCCGGATCTCGTCGAGGACGGCTTCGACGCTGGACAGGTCCGCGACCCCGCCGACGCCCATCGGGGTGGGCACGCACAGGAAAACCACCTCGAGGTCGGCGTCGATCGCGGCCGCCGCTCCGTGGACGAACTCGAGCCGTCCCGCCGCCAGGCCCTCGGCGACGAGGTCGGCGAGGCCGGGTTCGAGGATGTCGACCTCCCCGTCCGCGAGCCGGGCGATCTTGTCCGGGTCGAGGTCGGCGCACACCACGCGGTGCCCGAGCGACGCGAGACACGCGCCGGTGGTGAGTCCGACGTATCCCGTGCCGACTACCGCAATCCGTCTCGCGAACATGTCAATTCTTCTCCTCGTCGAACAGGCCTTGGTAGACCGAGAGATAAGCCCGGGCCTGTGGCGCCCAGTCGAGTTCCTGCTCCGCCCGGACGCGACCGGCCTTGCCGAGTTCCGCCCGGCGTTCCGGATCGTCGAGCAGCGCCACGAGTTCCGCGGCGAAAGTCCCGGTGTGGCCCGGTTCCACGTAGACGGCGCAATCGGCCGCGGACACGACGGTTTCGGTCAGCCGGTAGGCGAGAACCGGCAACGCGAACGCGAGGTACTCCATGGTCTTGTTCATCGTCGAAAGATCGTTCAGCGGGCTGTAGGGGTCGGCGGAGAGACCCACGTCCGCGGTCGAGAGGTAATCGGCGATTTCCTCCGGGCCGACCCGGCCGGTGAACCGCACCCACTCGTCGAGCCCCATTTCGGTGCACTGCCGGCGGAGGTCTTCGAGACAGTCTCCGAAGCCGAGCAACGCGAAGGCGACGTCGGTGCGCTGATGGTCGCGGACGACCCGCGAGATGACCTCCAGCACGCCGTCCACCCCGTCCTGCGGTCCCATGATTCCCAGCCACACCACGAGAAACCGCTTGCCCTGGCGAAGTTCCGGTTTCGGCGGCCGCGGCCGCATGACCGAGGTGTCCGGCCCGGAGCGGACGATCGTCGTGCGGGAAAGCGGCAC
The nucleotide sequence above comes from Amycolatopsis sp. AA4. Encoded proteins:
- a CDS encoding Lrp/AsnC family transcriptional regulator; this encodes MNTIDQRIVSCLVANARSSYAEIGKVVGLSAPAVKRRVDRLLETGVLRGFTAVVDPEALGWGTEAFVEVHCQGNVTPGRIRARLEPLTEVVAAYTVSGAADAIVHLRAADIHHLETALERLRGLEIIDRTVSTVVLSRLLERPPTPS
- the ddaH gene encoding dimethylargininase, with amino-acid sequence MQGEVVPPRVPTPRRYLMCPPRYFAVDYAINPWMDPSKPVSVDVAVAQWTELRDTYRRLGHTVEEIDPQPGLPDMVFAANSGTVVDGRVLGSRFRAPQRAAEAEHFRRWFLEHGYRDLTMPEKINEAEGDFAWTGKLLLAGTGFRTDPAAHAEAQEVLGVPVVSLRLVDPRYYHLDTALFVLAEATDTTTAQVVYYPDAFSPGSQRVLRRMFPDAVLATAADAECFGLNGVSDGRNVVLPVEATDLGARLAERGYEPVYVDISELRKAGGGPKCCTLEIRK
- a CDS encoding alpha/beta fold hydrolase — protein: MIRHRTTSVDGHQLFYREAGPVGAPAIVLLHGYPTSSFMFRNLIPLLADRYRVIAPDHLGFGHSAAPSADEFDYTFDALADLTSGLLDQLGLDRYAVYVQDYGAPIAWRLALQHPDRISAIVTQNGNGYEEGFVDSFWAGLWAYGANPGPDTEPAVRTALSYDAIRWQYLHGVPDPSLVSPDTWEHDYARVSRPGNDEIQLALFRDYRNNRPLYPRLHEFLRTHDVPVLAVWGRRDEIFAPAGAEAFARDAKDAEVHLIDGGHFLLESHLDVVAGYLRGFLGRVLK
- a CDS encoding CGNR zinc finger domain-containing protein, coding for MDVLALLNSRPLVNGEEQDALDRQWARERGGDGSGAELELLRRARDLLRDVVRGVSSPVVLRPLLDGVRQVPELSADGLRWEVEAPPHARLAVEAVLDWAALEKDLPGRLRACANDECQLFLLDRSRANRARWCSMAACGNREKVRRHYQRNH
- a CDS encoding polysaccharide deacetylase family protein; translation: MITFAVHGIGKPERALDPGEDERWITVEQFDALLDVVSGTGAQLTFDDGNSSDVEIALPRLVERGLYAEFFPLAGRVGERGYVDRAGLRQLVDAGMHVGSHGWDRLDWRRLDGSFAVRRELDDAPRLLEQLSGTPVRRFSLPEGRFDRRVLTHLREAGATRVYANVGGVRGAALVRPRTEIRSDLNPRWAEAVSRRPRRFPARWASRPGR
- a CDS encoding glycoside hydrolase family 75 protein gives rise to the protein MRKLVLLAILAIAAAVLPAALATAATPAAEAVQAGPTADQILAKVASCKQISNGKYKTDEDSGSATVPVCDAGKAVFWKADMDIDCDGQRTSECNENTDCCFYPDTAFPQSDGKPLNAAKLPYIVVPSSSSIWNYANSGLRGGGSCAVIYNGKVEYAVIGDTGPNKIIGEASYATAKALGINPDPKNGGVDSGVTYVCFKNSSVNPIEDHAAATSTGQKLASAFVSGS
- a CDS encoding polysaccharide deacetylase family protein yields the protein MAGKLVNLTVHGIGTPVRPLDPGEGETWVRVDQFERVLDAVAGRPEVRLTFDDGNSSDVEIALPRLVERGLRAEFFLLAGRLGTPGSVDEAGIGKLLAAGMKIGSHGWAHRDWRRLERDQVGEELVRAPQALAAHVGTPVHRVAIPFGSYDRTVLRRLRRAGVQRAYTSDGGPARERDWLQPRTSLTRDLDAAWIADVLDGSPGVRRKARRAVAKVVKRCRG
- a CDS encoding glycosyltransferase family 2 protein, giving the protein MSEPRFRVAIIIVTYNSATVLAGCLASLRAAAQGTDLVEVIVADNMSSDGTEKIASREWDVPVTLLRTGHNGGYAAAVNAALDELRTAEIDGVFVLNPDARPRAGALEILARALEYPRRGIVYPRLLNEDGTLQPSIRRDPTVLRALAESIAGGHRAGRWGTLGELITDPMQYEYARPVAWGTGAAMLISTDTLREIGPWDESFLLYGEETEFSLRAKDFGWQPWYEPSAVVEHIGGESGTNPVLWALLTVNRVELFRRRSGWLASAAYFAAVVLGELLRSLGGRRTARAALVALVRPSRRLTALPG
- a CDS encoding GNAT family N-acetyltransferase, producing MRVVEFGRLTARELDAWHALRAANSALDSPYFHPEFAAAVHAEGPPVHVAVAEAAGAVTGLFPVHRNGSAVRPVGWPAADFQGPIQAEGSRFPVETLLPALRARTFSFDHLLDTAEFEQRIDTRRPSPYLDVTGGLEGYLGRASRSGKDNMGQARRRAAKAGREHGPLVFTADSRDPALLDEVIRLKREQYAATGARDYFADPARIALLHRLLRTREGSFGGLLSAVHSGGELLAAHFGLRDGRVLHWWFPVYEPRFSRLAPGWILLREIVQAAPEWGVERIDLGRGEDEYKRRAMTGQVMVCQGEMTSGELRGLVRRAGRQAVSAVKASPIAPQLRAVLRRFR
- a CDS encoding UDP-glucose/GDP-mannose dehydrogenase family protein gives rise to the protein MFARRIAVVGTGYVGLTTGACLASLGHRVVCADLDPDKIARLADGEVDILEPGLADLVAEGLAAGRLEFVHGAAAAIDADLEVVFLCVPTPMGVGGVADLSSVEAVLDEIRERLPSGVVVVNKSTVPVGTAERTKELLRREDVAVVSNPEFLREGTAVRDFLSPDRIVVGSDAQDAAERIAGLYARLGAPTVLTDAASAELMKYAANCFLAMKLSYVNAMAELCERLGANLADITEGMGYDHRIGQAFLRPGPGWGGSCLPKDTRAMLQISDSADFEFRLLRAAIDTNERQRQRIVDKIRLAVTGSRNGSIARLRFGLLGLTFKANTDDVRDSPALAIAALLRQAGAELVGYDPALRADTLRPELGDVSLVEDPLLMAKDVDALILLTEWPEFRSLNWTQLAEVVRRPIVVDTRNLLDSDVLRRSGFSWTGLGLAA
- a CDS encoding glycosyltransferase family 4 protein, translating into MPRRHVLIIVQNLPVPLDRRVWLECRALTESGYEVSVICPKGTGDPKYEVLDGVHLYKYAPPPNASGALSYLVEFVYCWLRTANLSRKVWKRRRFDALQACNPPDTFWALARLWRLRGVRFVFDHHDLNPEVFRSRFGEPENFAARLQLAGLYWLERMTFRTADRVVSTNASYRRIAVERGNVPLSRTTIVRSGPDTSVMRPRPPKPELRQGKRFLVVWLGIMGPQDGVDGVLEVISRVVRDHQRTDVAFALLGFGDCLEDLRRQCTEMGLDEWVRFTGRVGPEEIADYLSTADVGLSADPYSPLNDLSTMNKTMEYLAFALPVLAYRLTETVVSAADCAVYVEPGHTGTFAAELVALLDDPERRAELGKAGRVRAEQELDWAPQARAYLSVYQGLFDEEKN